A genomic region of Bacillota bacterium contains the following coding sequences:
- a CDS encoding glutaredoxin family protein, which produces MSTGSGDGSEVLLYTLGPCLAATQLREYLQLRRVAFEERDIRARPVWGAELRRRLGYVTAPVLVVGEEVVFGFDAARLERLLAAP; this is translated from the coding sequence GTGAGCACCGGCTCGGGGGACGGGTCGGAGGTGCTGCTCTACACGCTGGGCCCGTGCCTGGCGGCCACCCAGCTGCGCGAGTACCTGCAGCTGCGCCGGGTGGCCTTCGAGGAGCGCGACATCCGGGCCCGCCCGGTCTGGGGGGCGGAGCTGCGCCGGCGGCTGGGCTACGTGACGGCGCCGGTGCTGGTGGTAGGTGAAGAGGTGGTCTTCGGCTTCGACGCCGCCCGCCTGGAGCGGCTCCTGGCCGCCCCCTGA
- the tenA gene encoding thiaminase II: MESLWAAIDPIWQAIRRHPFLAGLSDGTLERRRFLFFVVQDALYLRDYARVLSLAAARAPDERAMALFAHSAAGVVEVERRLHEHYFGEFGLAPAEVEGAVMAPTNLLYTRYLLSVAYERSFHEILGALLPCFWIYQRTGEELLRRGSPDPHYRLWIETYGGEEYGATVRAVLETAEQVAAGLAPAGWAAMREHFVTTSRLEWMFWEMAWRLEGWPV, from the coding sequence ATGGAGTCGCTCTGGGCGGCCATCGATCCGATCTGGCAGGCCATCCGCCGGCATCCCTTCCTGGCGGGGCTGAGCGACGGCACGCTGGAGCGGCGGCGCTTCCTGTTCTTCGTGGTGCAGGACGCGCTCTATTTGCGCGATTACGCGCGGGTGCTCAGCCTGGCGGCGGCCAGGGCGCCGGACGAGCGGGCGATGGCGCTCTTCGCGCACAGCGCCGCCGGCGTGGTGGAGGTGGAGCGCCGGCTCCACGAGCATTATTTCGGCGAGTTCGGCCTCGCCCCGGCCGAGGTGGAGGGGGCGGTGATGGCGCCCACCAACCTGCTCTACACGCGCTACCTCCTCTCGGTGGCCTACGAGCGGTCCTTCCACGAGATCCTGGGTGCCCTCCTGCCCTGCTTCTGGATCTACCAGCGGACGGGGGAGGAGCTGCTCCGCCGCGGCTCGCCCGATCCCCACTACCGGCTCTGGATCGAGACCTACGGCGGCGAGGAGTACGGCGCCACGGTGCGCGCCGTGCTGGAGACGGCGGAGCAGGTGGCGGCGGGCCTTGCGCCGGCCGGCTGGGCGGCCATGCGGGAGCACTTCGTCACCACCAGCCGGCTGGAGTGGATGTTCTGGGAGATGGCCTGGCGGCTGGAGGGCTGGCCGGTCTGA
- a CDS encoding helix-turn-helix domain-containing protein, whose product MGIARQGEERIVEEAGRVYRALADPMRLRILRMLAGTEELGCGAIAGELGFTRATLSHHTRVLAEAGLIDVRREGRYRYYRLRRERLERYAPAVLAPAEGEGEGLGGG is encoded by the coding sequence ATGGGCATCGCGCGGCAGGGCGAGGAGCGGATCGTGGAGGAGGCGGGCCGGGTCTACCGGGCGCTGGCCGACCCCATGCGCCTCCGCATCCTGCGCATGTTGGCCGGGACGGAGGAGCTGGGCTGCGGGGCCATCGCCGGCGAGCTCGGCTTCACCCGCGCCACGCTCTCGCACCATACCCGCGTGCTGGCCGAGGCGGGGCTCATCGACGTCCGCCGCGAGGGCCGCTACCGCTATTACCGGCTTCGGCGGGAGCGGTTGGAACGGTACGCGCCGGCGGTGCTGGCGCCGGCGGAAGGGGAGGGGGAGGGGCTTGGCGGGGGTTGA
- a CDS encoding PHP domain-containing protein, translated as MPEEGAYDGRTVAERFREIADLMELLGHEVRKAPAYRRAAAAVERRAAELPELVRAGRATEIPGVGPALARKAADILATGTCDLLERLRSQVPEGVRRMLELRGLGPRTVAALWQAGIDEPEVLAEAAAGGCLRALPGFGPQKERALLEALRLARPGGGLWLGEAWALGRHLAARLREVPGVLRVEVAGAVRRAAEQVDRLDLVLALAEGAAGDGRPALPEPARRIAEEAAAAAGIPVRLHPARATTFGAVLLAATGDEVHLAALEPRLRPRGLALGADGLRRGADLLATPEEADAYAALGLPWIPAELRERPEVVEAAERGALPRLLEAGDLQGDLHVHTAWSDGRATLEAMAEAAEARGYRYVAVTDHSPSLRVAHGLDTARLKAQWEEMARVQARHPALRLLRGAEVDILADGRLDHDEEALAGLEWVNASIHSRFSGGAAEQNRRLRRAMEEPATCAVAHPGGRRLGLRPPYALDFDRLVEDARELGVALEVNASPERLDLASEQAAAAHRAGVALVLASDAHSPEGLRALELGVAWARRAGLGPEAFLNAQPLEAILEHAARRRRTGGAPERPM; from the coding sequence GTGCCGGAGGAAGGAGCCTACGACGGCCGCACCGTGGCGGAGCGCTTCCGCGAGATCGCCGACTTGATGGAGCTGCTCGGCCACGAGGTGCGGAAGGCGCCGGCCTACCGCCGTGCGGCGGCGGCCGTCGAGCGCCGCGCGGCGGAGCTTCCGGAGCTGGTCCGTGCCGGCCGGGCGACCGAGATCCCGGGCGTCGGGCCCGCGCTGGCCAGGAAGGCGGCCGACATCCTGGCCACCGGCACCTGCGACCTGCTGGAGCGGCTGCGGTCGCAGGTGCCGGAAGGCGTCCGCCGGATGCTGGAGCTGCGCGGGCTCGGCCCCCGGACCGTGGCCGCCCTCTGGCAGGCGGGGATCGACGAGCCCGAGGTGCTGGCGGAGGCGGCGGCGGGCGGGTGCCTCCGTGCCCTGCCCGGCTTCGGGCCGCAAAAGGAGCGGGCGCTCCTCGAAGCGCTCCGGCTGGCCCGGCCCGGGGGCGGCCTCTGGCTCGGCGAGGCCTGGGCGCTCGGCCGCCACTTGGCGGCGCGCTTGCGCGAGGTGCCGGGCGTCCTGCGCGTCGAGGTCGCCGGCGCCGTCCGGCGCGCGGCCGAGCAGGTGGACCGGCTCGACCTGGTGCTGGCGCTGGCAGAGGGCGCGGCGGGGGACGGGCGCCCGGCCCTGCCCGAGCCGGCCCGGCGCATCGCCGAGGAAGCGGCCGCCGCGGCGGGGATCCCGGTCCGCCTCCATCCCGCCCGCGCGACGACCTTCGGCGCGGTCCTGCTGGCGGCCACCGGCGACGAAGTCCACCTGGCGGCGCTCGAGCCGCGGCTCCGCCCCCGCGGCCTCGCGCTCGGCGCCGACGGGCTTCGCCGGGGCGCGGACCTCCTGGCCACGCCGGAGGAGGCCGACGCCTACGCGGCGCTCGGCCTCCCCTGGATCCCGGCGGAGCTGCGCGAGCGTCCCGAGGTGGTGGAGGCGGCGGAGCGGGGCGCGCTCCCCCGGCTGCTGGAGGCCGGCGACCTGCAGGGCGACCTCCATGTCCACACCGCCTGGTCCGACGGCCGCGCCACGCTGGAGGCCATGGCGGAGGCCGCGGAGGCGCGAGGCTACCGCTACGTGGCCGTCACCGACCACTCGCCCTCGCTGCGCGTCGCCCACGGCCTGGACACGGCCCGGCTGAAGGCGCAGTGGGAGGAGATGGCGCGCGTCCAGGCCCGCCATCCGGCTCTCCGCCTGCTGCGCGGAGCCGAGGTGGACATCCTGGCCGACGGCCGTCTGGACCACGACGAGGAAGCGCTGGCAGGCCTGGAGTGGGTCAACGCCTCCATCCACAGCCGCTTCTCCGGCGGGGCCGCCGAGCAGAACCGGCGCCTGCGCCGGGCCATGGAGGAGCCCGCCACCTGCGCCGTCGCCCACCCCGGCGGCCGCCGGCTGGGCCTCCGGCCGCCCTACGCCCTGGACTTCGACCGCCTGGTGGAGGACGCGCGCGAGCTGGGCGTGGCCCTGGAGGTGAACGCCTCGCCGGAGCGACTCGACCTGGCGAGCGAGCAGGCGGCGGCCGCCCACCGGGCAGGCGTGGCGCTGGTCCTGGCCAGCGACGCGCACTCGCCGGAAGGCCTCCGCGCGCTGGAGCTGGGCGTGGCCTGGGCGCGGCGGGCGGGGCTGGGGCCGGAGGCCTTCCTCAACGCGCAGCCGCTGGAGGCGATCCTGGAGCACGCCGCCCGGCGACGCCGGACCGGCGGGGCCCCGGAGCGGCCCATGTAG
- a CDS encoding DMT family transporter: MALVAGVLWGLSGTVAQLLMQKGGLSPAWLVVFRMGTAGPLLLAAVALGARGRSDSSRPAVGALLLAPWRVREDRLRLVVFALLGFAAVQGTYLAAIDAGNAATATFLQYLAPGLVALWQAWTTRRLPSPRSLAALALGVGGTFLLATGGGSGFALSPAALAWGLLSAAALAFYTVYPAPLLARYGTALVTGWAMVVGAVALAPWVLPAGTAWKAAALQGAAWAMAGFLAFVAVGGTLVPFTLYLGSLRRLPPAETSLVASVEPLAAALAAGLWLGVRLSPLQLVGAAAVMATVVLVTLPGAARRRPAGVGVA; this comes from the coding sequence ATGGCCCTGGTGGCGGGGGTGCTCTGGGGCCTCTCCGGCACCGTCGCCCAGCTGCTCATGCAGAAGGGTGGCCTCAGTCCCGCCTGGCTGGTCGTCTTCCGCATGGGCACGGCGGGACCGCTGCTCCTAGCCGCGGTCGCTCTCGGCGCGCGGGGCCGGTCGGATTCGTCGCGCCCGGCGGTCGGCGCGCTGCTCCTGGCGCCCTGGCGGGTGCGCGAGGATCGGCTGCGCCTGGTCGTCTTCGCGCTCCTCGGCTTCGCCGCCGTGCAGGGCACCTACCTGGCCGCCATCGACGCCGGCAACGCGGCCACCGCCACCTTTCTCCAGTACCTGGCGCCGGGCTTGGTGGCGCTCTGGCAGGCTTGGACGACACGCCGCCTGCCCTCGCCGCGCTCGCTGGCGGCGCTGGCGCTCGGTGTGGGGGGCACCTTCCTGCTGGCGACGGGCGGAGGAAGCGGCTTCGCCCTCTCGCCGGCCGCGCTCGCCTGGGGGCTTCTCTCTGCCGCGGCGCTCGCCTTCTATACCGTCTACCCGGCGCCGCTCCTGGCCCGGTACGGGACCGCCCTGGTCACCGGCTGGGCGATGGTGGTGGGGGCGGTGGCCCTGGCCCCGTGGGTGCTGCCGGCGGGCACGGCCTGGAAGGCGGCCGCCCTCCAGGGCGCCGCGTGGGCGATGGCCGGCTTCCTCGCCTTCGTCGCCGTCGGGGGCACGCTGGTCCCCTTCACCCTCTACCTGGGTTCGCTCCGGCGGCTGCCTCCGGCGGAGACGAGCCTGGTCGCCTCGGTGGAGCCCCTCGCCGCCGCCCTCGCGGCCGGCCTCTGGCTCGGCGTCCGGCTCAGCCCGCTCCAGCTGGTCGGGGCCGCGGCAGTGATGGCCACCGTGGTGCTGGTGACGCTCCCGGGTGCGGCTCGCCGGCGGCCTGCCGGCGTGGGCGTGGCATGA
- a CDS encoding BlaI/MecI/CopY family transcriptional regulator has protein sequence MEQLWKAGRPLSIREVLEALQPAYPVTFNTVMTVMNRLVEKGLLRRSGERRSYLYAPVLSRQEYLGRSSYQQMESLLAEMGPLALARFVDAAADADPTYLRRLAELIRQKEAAPGSHEG, from the coding sequence ATGGAGCAGCTCTGGAAGGCGGGGCGGCCGCTGAGCATTCGAGAGGTGCTGGAGGCGCTCCAGCCGGCGTATCCGGTCACCTTCAACACGGTGATGACGGTGATGAACCGGCTCGTGGAGAAGGGGTTGCTCCGCCGCAGCGGCGAGCGCCGCAGCTACTTGTATGCGCCGGTGCTGAGCCGCCAGGAGTACCTGGGGCGCTCCTCCTACCAGCAGATGGAGTCGCTCCTGGCGGAGATGGGGCCGTTGGCGCTGGCGCGCTTCGTCGACGCCGCAGCCGACGCCGATCCCACCTACCTCCGCCGCTTGGCCGAGTTGATCCGCCAGAAGGAGGCCGCGCCAGGCTCCCACGAGGGGTGA
- a CDS encoding Gfo/Idh/MocA family oxidoreductase — translation MRAEEGGADRSRPLRYAVAGLGGIARTHLAGLRAAPFVLRGGAPVPVELAAVVVGPARAAEAAALGFAQVQVVEGPRGAREVAEAVRALAGQVDFLDVCLPNGLHAAAAGAAAEAGLAVYCEKPLTGDLGEARALAERARATEGVRKPFGLAYNLRFDRNLALVRAFLAAGLLGEPLHFRLRMFHGGYLDPRRPRNWKFDPELARGGALVDLGSHLLDLVGYLFGPLGEAGRVSGLRARLRTFAASRAGGLLGTEGHRVDDWAEVELTLAGGAEGTVEVSRMADGGEGTWVEVYGSRGSARVDVEAGSLDLWLRERRRHARAAAADLATWAEAGADGGEALRWYRRVEELLPPPARSLGRMADTHLASLAFWLEATAGGGRPQAAPAGAAGLEAGVAVEELLDRAWRAAEIGG, via the coding sequence GTGAGGGCGGAGGAGGGCGGGGCGGACCGGTCACGCCCGCTCCGTTACGCCGTCGCGGGCCTGGGCGGGATCGCCCGCACACACCTGGCCGGCCTGCGGGCCGCTCCGTTCGTCCTCCGCGGCGGCGCGCCCGTGCCGGTCGAGCTGGCTGCGGTCGTGGTCGGCCCGGCCCGCGCCGCCGAGGCGGCGGCGCTCGGCTTCGCCCAGGTGCAGGTGGTGGAGGGGCCCCGCGGGGCGCGCGAGGTGGCGGAGGCGGTCCGGGCGCTGGCGGGGCAGGTCGACTTCCTCGACGTCTGCCTGCCCAACGGGCTCCATGCGGCGGCGGCGGGCGCGGCGGCGGAGGCGGGGCTGGCCGTCTACTGCGAGAAGCCGCTGACGGGCGACCTGGGCGAGGCGCGGGCGCTGGCGGAGCGCGCCCGCGCGACGGAGGGCGTGAGGAAGCCCTTCGGCCTGGCCTACAACCTCCGCTTCGACCGGAACCTGGCGCTGGTGCGCGCCTTCCTGGCGGCGGGGCTCCTGGGAGAGCCGCTCCACTTCCGCCTCCGCATGTTCCACGGCGGCTACCTCGATCCACGGCGCCCGCGCAACTGGAAGTTCGACCCCGAGCTGGCGCGCGGCGGTGCGCTGGTCGACCTCGGCTCCCACCTCCTCGACCTGGTCGGCTACCTCTTCGGCCCGCTGGGGGAGGCGGGGCGGGTGAGCGGGCTGCGCGCCCGGCTCCGGACCTTCGCCGCCTCCCGGGCGGGCGGCCTTCTGGGCACGGAGGGCCACCGGGTGGACGACTGGGCGGAGGTGGAGTTGACGCTGGCCGGCGGCGCGGAGGGGACGGTCGAAGTCTCCCGGATGGCCGACGGCGGCGAGGGCACCTGGGTGGAGGTGTACGGGAGCCGCGGCTCGGCTCGTGTCGACGTCGAGGCGGGCAGCCTCGACCTCTGGCTGCGCGAGCGTCGCCGCCACGCCCGTGCTGCTGCCGCCGACCTGGCGACCTGGGCGGAGGCCGGCGCGGACGGCGGGGAGGCGCTCCGCTGGTACCGGCGGGTGGAGGAGCTGCTGCCTCCACCTGCGAGGAGCCTCGGGCGCATGGCGGACACGCACCTGGCCTCGCTGGCCTTCTGGCTCGAGGCGACCGCGGGCGGCGGTCGGCCGCAGGCGGCCCCGGCGGGCGCCGCCGGCCTGGAGGCCGGTGTGGCGGTGGAGGAGCTGCTCGACCGGGCCTGGCGGGCCGCGGAGATCGGCGGGTGA